GTCAATATCATATTCATATCGATCAGACCTGTTAGCCATTTCAACCATCTCAAATGGAGTTCCATCAGGAAGGTAGGATACCCTGGTAATATGAAGAATGGCTGAATCAGGAGAAATTCCTAATTCCAATGCCTCAAGGTCAGTAGCTAATCTGGCCTTGACCCTTTCATGGGCTCTTTCAAGCTGGATTCCATAATCCTCCTCGAGAATTTCGTACAGGGATTCTTTCGTTAGGCCCTTTTCCAGAAAACCTGGAGTGAATTTAGAGCGGAAGTAATTAATAAGGATTGAAATAGGTTCCCCGTCCGCGCATCGCAAACGCTTCAAACAGATAACTTTCTCGCCTTTGGATAATTGAAGCTCTTTTGCAATTTTTTTCGATGGTTCGATTTCATTGACCATCAAATTTTTAGTCTCTGTTTGTTTTCCTTTTAATCGCATCTCCTCTGTCCAGCTAGTGATGTTACCTGCCTTTTGGACAATATTCTTAGTCTGAACAAAGGTACCTCTACCTTGAGTCTTTGTCACAATGCCCTCGCTAGCCAGTTCTTCTATTGTTTTTCTGACTGTAATACGGCTGACCCCAAACAATTTTTCAATTTCGGACTCAATCGGAAGGGCATCGCCTTCCTTTAAATTTTTCTCAATGTACTCCAGAAGTGCTTCTTTTAATTGCTTATAAAGAGGAACCTTTGAATGTTTATCCAGCTGCAAAATTTATCACCTTCTCTTTAAAGGTTATGATGAATTACTTTGTAATCGCTTAATTAAATAATAACATTATAATGAATAGTGTCAAACTATTTTTAAAATTTAGAAAGGTTATGATGTTTTTGAGGGAGGAGGGTTTCTTATTTGGGAGTGGAAGTAAAAGAATATATGGGAAAAATGGGGTGCGACATAAGCAGGGTTCGAGACGACTGAAAGTGAAGTGCACCCCTTAAAATGGTTTCCAAACACCTCTACTTTAAGGGGTGCACCTCACCGTCCCTATGTCCCACAAGACGCCAAAAGTCGTCACGGCATGTCATTATCTACGGTCTGTTTGTTCATTTTTATGAAAAAAATGTAGAAAATGAACATAATAAAATGTAAAATAATAGATGTTGGATAGGAGATGGTACAAAAATGAACAAAGATGCCTTGAAAATAATACGAGAATATAAAAAAAATAATAGATTGACACAAAGGGACATTTCGGAAATCTGTGATTTTTCTTTAGGGAAAACAAATAAATTATTTAACGAATTGATCAAGGATGGTCTATTACTCAAATCGCCTAGTGGTTATTCACTGACAGAACAAGCAGATCAGGTAATGGAGCTGTATCGAGTGGATAATGCGATTATTCTTGCTGCTGGATTTGGTTCGCGTTTTGTCCCTCTTACTTATGAAACGCCTAAAGGTTTGTTGGAAGTACGCGGCGAGAGGATGATCGAGCGTCAGATTGAACAGTTGATTGATATGTCCATTACTGATATCACGATTGTCGTTGGTTATCTAAAAGAAAAATTTGAATATCTCATTGATAAGTATGGTGTTAAGCTGATTTATAACCCGGAATATGACACTAAAAATAATCTATCTACTCTTTATCATGTATGTTACCTACTGAGGAACACCTACATTTTGTCTAGTGATAATTATATGACTAAAAATTTGTTCAATACGTATGAGTTTGAAAGCTGGTACAGTGCCGTAAAGGCAGAAGGTGAAACAGCCGAGTGGTGTTTGACAGTTGATCGTAAAGACCGAATAAAGCGGGTGGAGGTTGGAGGAGTAAACTCGTGGCATATGTACGGTCCGGTATTTTTCTCGAAAGAGTTCTCTGATCAAATAGTTCCTTTGTTGGAAAAGACATATAAGCAGCCAGGAACAGAGGATTTTTATTGGGAAGATGTTTTGAAACAGAATCTTAATGTATTAGAAATGTATATAAATCGACAGCCCGAAAACACTGTTTATGAGTTTGAAAGTTTTGAGGAATTAAGGGTTTTTGATTCGACATACAGAGAACAGTCCAATAATAAAGTGCTGTCATTAATAAGTTCAATCTTTAAAGTTAGCGAAGATGAAATTAAAGATATTCAACCATTGAAACTGGGCATGACGAATAAGTCATTCTTATTCACGATTAATGAAAAAAAATATATTTGCCGAATTCCAGGAGAAGGTACAGAGCAGCTGATTAATAGAGATGAAGAATATTGGAGTATTAAAGCCGTTATACCTTTAAAGATCACTGAAAACATTGTCTATATCGATTCAAAGAGCGGCATTAAAATATCAGAATTCGAAGTAGGGGCCAGAAGCTTAAACATAAATAGTGATATTGAGCTATTCGAAAGCATGAAGACTCTTAATAGGCTTCACAATAGTAATGTCACCGTGCCTCATCATTTTAATATAGAGGAAAATATATTAACTTATGAAGAGTTATGCAATAAAAGCGGAGCTATTCTATTTGAGGATTATTCATCAGTAAGAACAAAGATGAGTGAGCTTCTCTCAATCCTAAAGAAAATGGACCTTCCG
This DNA window, taken from Mesobacillus boroniphilus, encodes the following:
- a CDS encoding GntR family transcriptional regulator, with protein sequence MQLDKHSKVPLYKQLKEALLEYIEKNLKEGDALPIESEIEKLFGVSRITVRKTIEELASEGIVTKTQGRGTFVQTKNIVQKAGNITSWTEEMRLKGKQTETKNLMVNEIEPSKKIAKELQLSKGEKVICLKRLRCADGEPISILINYFRSKFTPGFLEKGLTKESLYEILEEDYGIQLERAHERVKARLATDLEALELGISPDSAILHITRVSYLPDGTPFEMVEMANRSDRYEYDIDLVGRNKLKTFTAEGE
- a CDS encoding NTP transferase domain-containing protein, which codes for MNKDALKIIREYKKNNRLTQRDISEICDFSLGKTNKLFNELIKDGLLLKSPSGYSLTEQADQVMELYRVDNAIILAAGFGSRFVPLTYETPKGLLEVRGERMIERQIEQLIDMSITDITIVVGYLKEKFEYLIDKYGVKLIYNPEYDTKNNLSTLYHVCYLLRNTYILSSDNYMTKNLFNTYEFESWYSAVKAEGETAEWCLTVDRKDRIKRVEVGGVNSWHMYGPVFFSKEFSDQIVPLLEKTYKQPGTEDFYWEDVLKQNLNVLEMYINRQPENTVYEFESFEELRVFDSTYREQSNNKVLSLISSIFKVSEDEIKDIQPLKLGMTNKSFLFTINEKKYICRIPGEGTEQLINRDEEYWSIKAVIPLKITENIVYIDSKSGIKISEFEVGARSLNINSDIELFESMKTLNRLHNSNVTVPHHFNIEENILTYEELCNKSGAILFEDYSSVRTKMSELLSILKKMDLPSVFCHIDAHFDNFLVLPNGDLKLIDWEYAGMCDPVIDLSMFALYGNLNHDQIEKLMDYYFDRSPTQEERLRVYIYIALGGFLWAMWAQYKQALGVKFGDYTLIMYRYAKDYYKKSMGILMGETEYEHAKK